One Babesia bovis T2Bo chromosome 4 map unlocalized Chr4_1, whole genome shotgun sequence genomic window carries:
- a CDS encoding Tubulin GTPase domain containing protein: MKDVLSINIGQCGIQVASCFWGMFFKNLKLDCGNLPPDWNDVRSFVLNTNVNVPSLDASPDAYNDFINNLKARCILIDTDLSTITEVLQKQHHCHIDNENIVCGTEAAGNNWSVAYFHHGPQYHQTVEDLIDHNLEKCDKTFQYFNITFGLSGGTGGGLGNYILDILRDNYSKIHRVCNVVTQDSMAAISPYNTLFCLNHLNEVASVTNLFSNEALSYHAMQKTAHIIRESSRNEAKKEHGFSGENEIISKHIKDISMASVSEKYPSFSMSSVLNTLIPFPELNLVCPQMVPEHVYRDGMSTEGLINELLKSQHRISPIDQKIKNAPIAMAIYGDFDYTSLKYIKRLKLKHNMIGWMRDGIHVSLSGVSSRNTKEDKPDGMCGMSNDCAISSFLGKSISNFERLYSKKAFLHHFSDTLEDGDFSSVKHNMESLQDVYTTIQKYMVPSHNLLDEKNLKSLGVEMKVVSDAPCRDPWNNVPGNLVTNKRHWWELKGRPLV, from the coding sequence atgaaaGATGTTCTAAGTATTAATATAGGTCAGTGTGGAATACAAGTGGCAAGTTGTTTTTGGGGAATGTTTTTTAAGAATTTGAAGTTAGACTGTGGTAACCTTCCCCCTGATTGGAATGATGTAAGAAGTTTTGTATTGAATACAAATGTAAATGTACCATCTTTAGATGCTTCTCCGGATGCTTACAATGATTTTATAAATAATTTGAAAGCAAGATGTATACTAATTGATACTGATTTGAGCACCATAACTGAAGTGTTGCAAAAACAACACCACTGTCATATAGATAATGAAAATATTGTATGCGGTACAGAAGCCGCAGGAAATAACTGGAGTGTTGCGTATTTTCATCACGGTCCACAATATCATCAAACAGTAGAAGATCTGATAGATCACAACCTCGAGAAATGCGACAAGACATTCcaatattttaacataacATTTGGACTATCAGGTGGCACTGGAGGCGGTTTAGGCAACTACATTCTTGATATCCTGAGAGATAATTACTCTAAAATACATCGAGTATGTAACGTGGTGACACAAGATAGTATGGCTGCCATTTCACCCTACAACACCCTTTTTTGTCTAAACCACCTGAATGAAGTTGCTTCTGTGACGAATTTGTTTTCAAACGAAGCTCTTAGTTATCATGCCATGCAGAAGACGGCACACATAATTCGTGAATCTTCTAGAAATGAAGCGAAAAAGGAACATGGGTTTAGTGGAGAAAATGAGATCATAAGCAAACACATAAAAGATATAAGTATGGCTAGTGTTAGTGAAAAGTACCCGAGCTTTAGTATGAGTTCCGTATTAAATACATTGATACCATTCCCAGAGCTTAACCTTGTCTGCCCTCAAATGGTTCCGGAGCATGTATATCGTGACGGAATGTCGACGGAAGGATTGATCAACGAGTTACTTAAATCACAGCATCGCATATCGCCAATTGatcaaaaaataaaaaacgCGCCAATAGCAATGGCTATCTATGGTGATTTTGATTATACTTCACTGAAGTACATTAAAAGACTAAAACTGAAGCACAACATGATTGGTTGGATGAGAGATGGTATTCATGTATCTTTATCGGGTGTTTCCTCTAGAAATACAAAAGAAGACAAACCTGATGGAATGTGCGGCATGTCTAACGATTGTGCTATATCCTCATTTCTAGGTAAATCCATATCAAACTTCGAGCGTCTGTATTCAAAAAAGGCATTCCTACATCATTTCAGCGATACACTCGAAGATGGAGATTTTTCATCAGTGAAACATAATATGGAGTCATTACAGGATGTTTACACCACAATACAGAAATACATGGTTCCCTCTCACAACTTGCTTGATGAGAAGAATCTTAAATCATTGGGAGTAGAAATGAAGGTGGTTAGCGATGCGCCTTGTAGGGACCCATGGAATAATGTACCAGGGAATTTGGTAACGAACAAACGCCATTGGTGGGAACTCAAGGGAAGGCCTTTAGTGTAA